Genomic DNA from Halobaculum sp. CBA1158:
CTCACAGAGCTGCTCGGACTGGCTAATGGGCACGCGTGCGTCGTCCTCGCCGTGGAGCACGAGCAGCGGGTCCTCGATGTCCTCGACGTGGCGGATCGGCGACGCCTCGCAGTAGTTCTCCGGGTCCGTCGCCACGTCGCCCAACTCGCGCTTCATGAGCTGCCAGCCGACGTCGTCGGTGTCGTCGAGGAACGTCTCGTAGTCGTACACGCCGTAGAAGGCCGCGCCGGCGGCGAAGCGGTCCGAGTTGCCGAGCGCGTTCACCGTCATCAGGCCGCCGCCGGAGCCGCCGTAGATGCCCGCGCGGTCGCCGTCGACGGCGTCGTACGCCTCCGCGGCGGCGTCGGCCGCGCGGATCACGTCCTCGAGATCGCCGCCGCCCCAGTCGCGGTCGTTGGCCATGCGAAACGCCCGGCCGTAGCCGTCGCTGCCGCGGTAGTTCGGGAGGATCACGCAGTAGCCCAGGGCCGCGAGGTACGCCGCGCGGTGGTCGAAGCGGAAGCGGTCGAATGAGGTCGGGCCGCCGTGGGCCTTCACGAGCACCGGCACGGACTCCGCGTCTGAGTCGGCCTCGGGCGGGTAGACGACCGCCTGTATCTCCTCGTCGCCGGACTCATACGTGACCGTCTCGGGGGTCGGGACCCGCACGCCGAAGTCTGGCGTCGCGCCGGGCGTCACCCGTTCTCCCGCGGAGACGTTCCACACGGCCGGCGGATCGTGGGGCGTGTCGCGCACGGCGAGCACGTCGCCGTCGACCCATCGCGGGGCCGTGTGGAACGCGTCGTCGTCGGTCACCTCGTCCGCGTAACCGTCGCGGTCGACGACGTGGACGTTCGCCCGGGCGTCACGCGTCACCGTCACCGCGAGCGTCCTGCCCGAGGGCGACCACGCGGGGTCGGCGACCTCCGCGCCGTCGACGGCGTACAGTTCCTCTGCGTCACCCGCGGCGTCGCCGTCGGAGCCGACCGCGGCCCCCGCGTCGTCGACCACCGCGACCGCGTCGAAGCCAGAAGCGTCGTGGACGAACGCGACCTCGGTCGAGTCTGGTCGCGGCCGGACGTTCTGCACGCGGACGCCCTCCTCGGCGAACACCTCACGCACGCCGTCCGTACGACCCGAACCGCCGGAGTCGCGGTCGTCGTCGCCGTCCCCGTCGCCGTCGCCGTCGCGGTCGCGGTCGACGGCGACGAGGTCCGCCTCGTAGTCGAACAGGTGGCGGTGTTCGGCCCGGGTCGCGTACACCGTGCCGTCGGCCCCGACCGCGGGGTCGCCGTAGAGGTACTCGTCGTCAGCGAGCGCCTCGACCCGCGAGCCGTCGGCGGCGACGAGCGCGAGCGACGCCCGCGAGAAGTGATCGGTGACGACCGCGAGGTCGTCGCCGTCGGGCGCGTACGCCAGTCCGAGATCCGGTTCGTCGTAGGCCGTGAGTGCGGTCACCTCGCCCGTCTCGGCGTCGACCGTCGACAGCGACCCCGCTGCCGAGAGGAACGCCACGGCGTCGCCGTCGGGGTGCCAGTCGATCCACCGGGGGTCGCCGCGGCCGTATCGCTGGGCGGTGATCCCCCCGCTCGTCAGCCGGGTGTCCGTCGTGCCGTCCCACAGCCACAGGTCGATCTGTCCCTCGCGGGCCTTCGCGTATGCGACGCGGTCGCCGTCGGGAGACGGCTCCGCCTGCACCACGCCGTCAGCGGCCGCCATCGCCGAGAGCAGGTCGTCCGCGCTCGTGTCGCGGAGGTCTCGTCGGTACACGCGGGCCGGTGGCGCTCGGCCGGCTTGTAGCTCCGGGTCGCGGCACGCGAGACGACCCCGCCGGGAGAACAGCCCCGACGGCCCGAGCGATCGGGCCGCCTGCGGGGGGAAGGACAACCGTTAGGTGCGCACGGACGAATGTACAGTCATGACCGAAGAGACCGATCTGGAGGAGCTTCGACGGGGGACGGACCTCGTCAAGCGCGGCTTCGCGCGGATGCAGAAGGGCGGCGTCATCATGGACGTGGTCAGCCGCGAGCAGGCCCGCATCGCCGAGGACGCCGGCGCGGTCGCGGTGATGCACCTGGAGTCCGTCCCCGCGGACATCCGCAAGCGCGGCGGCGTCGCGCGGATGGCCGACCCCGGCAAGCTGGAGGAGGTCATCGACGAGGTGTCGATCCCGGTGATGGGCAAGTGCCGCATCGGCCACACCGCCGAGGCGCAGATCCTCGAGGCGGCGGGGGCGGACATGGTCGACGAGTCCGAGGTGCTCACGCAGGCCGACGAGCGCTACCACATCGACAAGCGCGAGTTCACCGCGCCGTTCGTCTGCGGCGCGCGCAACCTCGGCGAGGCGCTGCGCCGCATCGACGAGGGCGCGGCGATGATCCGAACGAAGGGCGAGGCCGGCACCGGCGACGTGAACCAGGCGGTCACCCACCAGCGAAACATCCAGCGCTCCATCCGGAAGCTTTCGGGCATGAGCTACGAGGAGCGCGACGAGTGGGCCCGCGAACACGAGGCCCCCCGCGAACTCGTCCACGAGACGGCCGAGATGGGTCGACTCCCGGTCGTCAACTTCGCCGCCGGCGGCATCGCGACGCCCGCCGACGCCGCGCTCATGATGCAGCACGGCTGCGACGGCATCTTCGTCGGCTCGGGGATCTTCGGCGCGGAGAACCCCCCTGCCATGGGCGAGGCCATCGTCGAGGCGGTCAACAACTACGACGACCCCGAGACGCTCAAAGAGATCGCCAAGTCCCCCGGCAAGGGGATGGCCGGTCAGGCGAACGACCAGATGGAAGAAGAGGAGAAGCTCCAGGGCCGCGGCGTCTGAGGCGGGCGGGCGTCCGGTTTCGCCGTCCCGCGTAGCCGTCCCGTTCGATTCATCGCCTCTCTCTGCGCGACGAAGGTTCATACCCGATACCGCCCCACAGCCCCGCAGCCGCCGTGATCTGACTCCGGCCGCGGAACGCACGCGGGCGTGCGACACGCCGTTTCGCGGGAGCCGCGGAGCGTGTCGCCTGTCAGCCACCCCCGAGCACCGACCGCCGGGTACACCCCCGACGCACCGACCGCCGGGTGTGACTCGACGCGCATCCCCAGCGTCGACCGGCCGTCGCGTTGATACGGATCCGCGACGTATCCGCCGCCGTGAGCGACGAGCACAAGCCGAGCGAGAACTCGGCCGTCGCGGACGGTATCGCCGACGGCGACGGTGACGGCGAGGGTTCCGACGACGCGTCCGCCGATAGCGACGCCCTCGGCGACGGTTCCGACGACGCGTCCGTCGATAGCGACGCCCCCGGCGACGGTTCCGACGACGGCGATGCCACCAGCGACAGCGACGCTGCGGATCCGCTCGCTGACGTCGATCCCGAACGACATCCGGTCGTCCTCTTCGACGGCGTCTGCAACCTCTGTCACGGCGCAATCCGGTTCCTCGTCCGCCACGACACCGCCGGCGTCTTTCGGTTCGCGCCGCTGGAGTCGCCGGTGGGGCGCGCCCTCCTCGCCGAGCACGGGCTTCCGACGGAGAGCCACGACTCGTTCGTCCTCGTCGACGGCGACGGCGCACACGAGCGGTCGACCGCGGCGCTTCGAGTCGCCCGTCGCCTCGACTCGCCGTGGGACCTGGCGTGGGCGCTGCGGGTCGTGCCGCGTCGCCTCCGTGACGGCGCGTACGACCTCGTCGCCACCTACCGGTACCGAGTGTTCGGCCGCCGCGACGAGTGTGCGATCCCGGAGCCGGAGATCAGAGAACGGTTCGCCGAACGGGCGCTGGAGTAGCCTCGGCTCACAGCACGGTCGCGCCGCGTCCGACCTCGGTCTGGTAGGCGCGCGCCCCGACGCCGGCGTCCGCGAACGCCTCGACCATCGCTGCGGCGACCCGACGGCGGCTCCCGGAGGGACACGCCGCGAGCAGGCTCGGGCCCGCGCCGCTGACGGTCACGCCGGTCGCGCCGGCCGACAGCGCCGCCTCGCGGACGGCGTCGTAGCCGGTAATGAGCTCCGCTCGGGCGGGCGTGACCACGGGGTCGTCCATGCCGTGACCAACGAGTTCGGGATCGGATTGACACATTCCCGCGGTCAGCGTGGCGGCGTTGCCGACGGTCTCGACGTGGTCGGCCATCGACATCGAGTCGGGAACGACGCCGCGGGCGTCCTTCGTCGAGACGACGACCTCCGGGAGACACGCGACCAGCGGCAGTCGCGCGTCGACGCTCGTGGCCGAGTCGTCGCGACGGACGACGGTGAAGCCGCCCAGCAACGCGGGCGCGACGTTGTCGGCGTGGGCCTCCCCCGAGACGAGCGCCTCGCCCTCGGCGGCGGCGGGGATCAGCCCCTCCCGCGAGTGTCCTCGGTCGTACAGTTCGTCGAGCGCGACCGCGGCCGCGGCCGCGGAGGCCGCCGACGATCCCAGCCCCGAGGAGGGCCGAACCCCCTTGTCGATGCGAATGTGTGCGGGCGCGTCGAGCGCCGCCGCGACCGCGCCGACGACGTTCTTCTCCGGGTCGGTCGGGATGAACTGCGCGCCCGCGCCGGTCACCTCGATCGTCGTCTCGTCGGCGCGCTCGACGGCGACGGTGTCGGCCGGGTGCGAGAGCGCGACGCCGAAGGTGTCGAAGCCGCTGCCGAGGTTCGCGCTGGTGGCCGGTGCGCGGGCGGTTACCATGCCGCGTCGGTCCGGCCGACCGGGCAAAAGCGTGACGTTCGACGCGACCTCGTCCGCTCCGTGGCCGTCGTTCGATCGGGCTTATCGCCTGACGGAGACGAACACGATCGGTCCGATCACACAGAGGACGATGCCGAGGAAGAGGTAGTGCGTCGGGACGAGCGACTGCGGCGTCAACAGGAAGATGACGCCGAACAGCATCGTGTTGAGCGCCATCGCCTTCCGCGAGACCGGGAGCGTCGCCAGCGTCGTCAGAACGAACCCGAGCAGCAGCGCCTGTCCGACGTTGTACGGGAGCAGGAAACTGTCGACGATCTGGAGCGGGATCATCTCTTGGCTTCCCATCGCCACGGGCTCTGCATTAACGTTCCGTTCTCCCTCCTTTCCGCCTCCCAGCTCGCCGCGTGACTCACC
This window encodes:
- a CDS encoding prolyl oligopeptidase family serine peptidase, producing MYRRDLRDTSADDLLSAMAAADGVVQAEPSPDGDRVAYAKAREGQIDLWLWDGTTDTRLTSGGITAQRYGRGDPRWIDWHPDGDAVAFLSAAGSLSTVDAETGEVTALTAYDEPDLGLAYAPDGDDLAVVTDHFSRASLALVAADGSRVEALADDEYLYGDPAVGADGTVYATRAEHRHLFDYEADLVAVDRDRDGDGDGDGDDDRDSGGSGRTDGVREVFAEEGVRVQNVRPRPDSTEVAFVHDASGFDAVAVVDDAGAAVGSDGDAAGDAEELYAVDGAEVADPAWSPSGRTLAVTVTRDARANVHVVDRDGYADEVTDDDAFHTAPRWVDGDVLAVRDTPHDPPAVWNVSAGERVTPGATPDFGVRVPTPETVTYESGDEEIQAVVYPPEADSDAESVPVLVKAHGGPTSFDRFRFDHRAAYLAALGYCVILPNYRGSDGYGRAFRMANDRDWGGGDLEDVIRAADAAAEAYDAVDGDRAGIYGGSGGGLMTVNALGNSDRFAAGAAFYGVYDYETFLDDTDDVGWQLMKRELGDVATDPENYCEASPIRHVEDIEDPLLVLHGEDDARVPISQSEQLCEELERHGKRFEFRRYDGEPHGFGDRENVVDAYTRVADLFAKYLRVDPDDGSSSPHPTDEPDRTSN
- the pdxS gene encoding pyridoxal 5'-phosphate synthase lyase subunit PdxS, whose product is MTEETDLEELRRGTDLVKRGFARMQKGGVIMDVVSREQARIAEDAGAVAVMHLESVPADIRKRGGVARMADPGKLEEVIDEVSIPVMGKCRIGHTAEAQILEAAGADMVDESEVLTQADERYHIDKREFTAPFVCGARNLGEALRRIDEGAAMIRTKGEAGTGDVNQAVTHQRNIQRSIRKLSGMSYEERDEWAREHEAPRELVHETAEMGRLPVVNFAAGGIATPADAALMMQHGCDGIFVGSGIFGAENPPAMGEAIVEAVNNYDDPETLKEIAKSPGKGMAGQANDQMEEEEKLQGRGV
- a CDS encoding thiol-disulfide oxidoreductase DCC family protein, which codes for MSDEHKPSENSAVADGIADGDGDGEGSDDASADSDALGDGSDDASVDSDAPGDGSDDGDATSDSDAADPLADVDPERHPVVLFDGVCNLCHGAIRFLVRHDTAGVFRFAPLESPVGRALLAEHGLPTESHDSFVLVDGDGAHERSTAALRVARRLDSPWDLAWALRVVPRRLRDGAYDLVATYRYRVFGRRDECAIPEPEIRERFAERALE
- a CDS encoding homoserine kinase, translating into MVTARAPATSANLGSGFDTFGVALSHPADTVAVERADETTIEVTGAGAQFIPTDPEKNVVGAVAAALDAPAHIRIDKGVRPSSGLGSSAASAAAAAVALDELYDRGHSREGLIPAAAEGEALVSGEAHADNVAPALLGGFTVVRRDDSATSVDARLPLVACLPEVVVSTKDARGVVPDSMSMADHVETVGNAATLTAGMCQSDPELVGHGMDDPVVTPARAELITGYDAVREAALSAGATGVTVSGAGPSLLAACPSGSRRRVAAAMVEAFADAGVGARAYQTEVGRGATVL